The following DNA comes from Tachypleus tridentatus isolate NWPU-2018 chromosome 9, ASM421037v1, whole genome shotgun sequence.
GGCTCGAGTCTCATGTTTAGTAGTCACTTGTTACAGCTATCAGACTTGGAACTTCCAACCAgaagacaaacaaataattcttcaACAACTAGCACAAATCTGTTGGCTGAGTTTATCGGAGGCGTGGAGTCGGTAAGTGTTTCTAGCCATTCTAAAGTAGCATTCTCTACCTACACTGgtgtataaaactatttaaaacctAATGTCTCGTGATTTATAACATATCAACAACttcaaataagtaaaaaaataaaaccatgtaTTCTATTCTAagtagaatatatttaaaaatagaaacccGTATATTTTAAATACCTTCACGGCAAAAATTTCTTATTCCCTCTCCGTTTGTCACTTCACTccagttagttttatatttacaagtgTTCACCCGGTTAACTACTGTTCTAATGTTCTTCTTCTTAATTAttgatctttatttatttatttttatagttttgggGTTCTTTTGTACAAATTCTCTCGCCCCCATATACGAAAGTAACTTTGGTGTTGCTGATAGTTTGGGTCACAACTTCATTTGGGTAAGTTATAAAAATTGCAAACTTACCAACAATATACTCGTAAAAGATCTTACTTCATGTACATTTTCTTAGTGTAAACTTAATTGCTGTCAACAATTGCtattaacaatgtaaacttaCCAACAGTAtacttctaaaacattttaattcattatgAACTTGATAGGaatgatttattaataatataaacttacaaacaatatacttgtaaaacattttaattcatcTACTGTCTCTTAGTGCCTACTTGATAGGAATGACttattaaatatgtaaacttacaaacaacatacTTCTAAAACATCTTAAGTCATATAGTGTTTGTTGGTGTGGACTTGAGACGAATGACTTATTAACAATGTAAACATATCAACAACATACTTGTAAAAAACCTTAAGTCATATAGTGTTTGTTAGTGTAAACTTGAGACGAATGACttattaacaatgtaaacttaACAACAGTATACTTGTTAAACCCTTTAATTCCAGTAGTGTTTGTTAATGTGAACTTGACAGGAATGACttattaacaatgtaaacttaCCAGCAATATACGTATAAAACATCTTATGTTACGTAGTGTTTCTTAGTGTGAATTTAACAGGAATGACTTATTAACAATGTACACTTAACAGCAAtatacttataaaacatcttatGTTACGTAGTGTTTCTTAGTGTGAATTTGATGGAAACGAggtattaacaatataaatttaccaacaatatacgtgtagaaacattttaatttatatagtgTTTCTTAGTGTGAACATAATAGAAATGACttattaacaatgtaaacttaTCAACAATATTATGGAAAAAACATCTTAATTCATATTGTCTGTGTTAGTGTGAACTAGATAGGAATgacttgttaacaatataaacttaccaacaatatatttgtaaaataatttaattcatgtAGTTCTTCATAGTGTGCTCTAAATAGGAATGACttattaacaatgtaaacttaCCAACAATATGCTTATAAGacatcttaatttatttattgtttcttattgtgAACTTGACAGGAATGACttattaacattgtaaacataccaacaatatacttgtaaaacactttaatttatatAGTCTTTGTTAGTGTGAACTTGATTTTAATGGCttattaacaatgtaaactttCCAACAATAATCTAGTAAAACATCTtcgttatgttgtgcttattacTGCGAACTGGATAGGAATGATTTATCAACAATGTAAACTTACCAACAATATACTTGTAAAAAACTTAATTCATATAGTGTTTCTTAGTGTTAACTTCATAGGAATGACCTATTCACAATGTTAACGTACCAAAAATACACTTCTGAAACATCTTAACTCATGTAGTCTTTGTTAGTGTGAACTTGATACAAATGACGTATTAACAATGTAAACTTCCCAACTATATGCTTGTAAAACACCTTTAGTCATCTAGTTTTTGGTGTGAACTTGATAGGATTGACttattaacaatgtaaacttaCCAACAATATACCTGCAAAACATCTTAAGTCAGGTTGTGCTTGTTACTGTGAACTAgatagaaataagttattaacaaCATAAACTTACCAACAATATAGTTGTAAGACATCTTATGGTATGTAGTGTTTTTATGTGTTACCTTTATAGGAATGACTTATTAAAAATTTACACTTACCAAAAAtacacttttaaaacattttaattcatataGTGTTTCTTAGTGTGAACTTGATAGGAATGACCAATTAACATTGTTAACGTATTAACAATACACTTCTAAATCATCttactttatgtaatatttttagtgTGAACTACATGGGAACAATTTATTAACAatgtaaatttaacaataatatattttaaaaatcattttatttcctGTAATGTTTCTCAGTGTGAACTTGACAGGAATGACTTATTAACAATGTACACTTACCAGCAATATACTGGTAAAGCATCTTAATTCCTGTAGTGTTTCTTAGTTGAACGTGATAAGAATGACGTATTAACAATGGAAACTTACCAAATATATACTTCTAAAACATCTTAACTCATAGTGTTTGTTCGTTTCAACTTCATAGGAATGacttattacaaatgtaaacTTTCCAACAATATACTTGTGAAACATCTTCATTCATGCAGTGTTTGTTAGTGTGAACGTGATAGGAACACGTTTTTAACAATGTAAGCATACCAACAATACACTTCTAAATCATCTTTATTCATGTAGTGTTTCTTATTGTGCACTTAATGCGAATGACGtattaacaatgtaaacttaCCAACAATATACTTGTAAAACATCTTAACTCATGTGGTGTTTGTTAATTTCAACTTCATAGGAATAACCtattaacaatgtaaacttaCCAACAGCATACTTGTAAAACACCTTAATTTATGAAGTGCTTATTGGTGTGAACTAGATAGGAATGACTTATTAACAATGTAATCTTaccaacaatatttttgtaaaacatttcaatTCACGTAGTGTTTGCTTGCTAGAACTTGTTAGGAATGACttattaacaatgtaaacttaCCAACAATATACTTGTAAAACGTCTTAATTGGTGTAGTCTCAGAAATGCTAACCATTACGATTTGGGAGTTGCAAGAAGtagtaatatttgtctgtatgagcgtatagtcgtaatgtatacaccaaaatcgtaatgattacgctcaaaccGTAATGGTTAGCATTTAatgggcttgaaaggggtgaaaagaaaatttctagtgagatacaaataaattttgataataaataaaagacatagtccaaatggctacttgtgataatcatgtttgtgcttgaaataataaaaagtatttgtatctccgacgtctaccaataatttgagtgcggtgcttcttcatactgggtacgtgggagaatccatagttacgtcatcaatGTTTGTAAGCCAATCAGCGCTTGCGTAgttgggtatttcttgttttctaagaagcatagaaacaccaatgcgatcgtacACAAGATGGAACAAAAGGGgtctcgttcaccagattgtcttgtttctagcaaatctaaaaggactaaaactgtgattcaaaaatttaggaaagagtatagggCGAAATAttcggtcattgcatcaaaagtcagtgacagtcatgcgttttgtacagtttgtcacatcgattttttttgtggcgcatggcaggataaatgattgttccagacatacatctcaccaacaaaaggttgaggcgaagacaaaaacgatgcagataacgacatttgtgagtaagaattcagaatatgaaaccataaatgcagaagtgatgttcacacaATTTGTCATTTCTCATAATTTACCcttagctgtagccgatcatgcagggcatctcttcagaaaaatgttcccagactctgacatagcgaaaaaatatggctgtacTAGAACcgaaactacagccattgtacaaatgttgggctgtgaagatgacaaaatgatttcaagcatacttactaacagtgtttacactgatgactcaaaactgtatccagtggttgtatgaTATCTTGACCGTTTGCttggaaagattgtttgttttcttttgacaatggtggaatggaaagaagcttcaacgggagagaatattttcaagattTTTGACCACGAGCTGAcgaagaggaaaattccatgggaaaaatGTCTTAGTTTTCTTCAGACAATGACTCAGTTATGtgtggtataggtaaaggtgtgatgggacacatctcaagatgacagcctagtatttacttcatgggctgtgcctgtcacctcatgaatattgctgcccataaaacttccagagaactgccctgcccagtttctgatatattgatagatatctattattttctggacaaaagtgttagcagaaaacaacgtttcaaagagtttcaaggattgtatgacaaagaaacaagaaaaattctacaacttgttaacacaagatggctatcattTGAGGTGTGCTTCAACaaaatattggacatgtggaagccattgaagaagtattttcattgcgaaaaggaaaaactagattcaaaaggatctaaacgtgcagctcagtcaggcagcaagactaaCTGTcagatatcctctcagccacacattGACACAaaacaacagtctccaaaagcaggcaaagaaacatttgatataactcaatatatgtttaggcagtctgaccttgaactaaagaagagacaatcaatgaaaaaagagaagaaaacgaaagctagcaagaaagtaaccaagaaaagttatgcacagagcaagttagataagttaacagttttcttggacaacaaaataaacttgttattttgtctttttcttcagtctgcaattcatctatttgagcaagccaatttgatattgcaaagagaagaaccttgcatacacattatgcattgAACTCTGGTTACAccagttaaaaatatacttgtcagatacatcaagccagtgAAGgtaacatcactgaacttgactacaacaattaATCCtcacacaaatctgatgaggtagtttctattggaaatgctgccaaggaatacattgttaaatatgaaaaggacctggacctgatcagcttctacaccagtgtcaagaaatactatattgcagctacaaattatatgatgaaacatttctctctatatgatgaacttctgattcatgcagaggttgctggtccaaaactgaaagtcaccaaagatttctcttctctacgtttctacacagacaggtatcctgtccttgtcaatacacatgagcacgacactattgacaagttggaaggtcAATATtcgaactatcaaattgatactttctcagaaactatccttcagttgaatgttgacaagttttgggttcagctgtctacagttaaggatggaaatggtaaccagaagtatgacattctgtgtagggttacgCTTGGAATtattacaatcttccattctaatgctgacagtaaaaggatatttagtttagtgactaaaaacaaaagcaagttcagaccaaactttaGCACcacagttttgagcagtattataacacaatgtgtatgcagtcaaacggacaatgttgttataactcccaaccatccagagacattctcatgaaagtaaaggctgcaacagctgcaaaactattacaataagtgtcataaacatgatataaactagtctttacacaaaggctttttctgcttactgtttgtgcatgttcaatgttgttttaccagtatgtttgttactctgaactaaataaaagacataatttcaaaagaattttttaaaattaatttattaaatattcaaaacacagtcataaatgagcaatctatagcagtaataaataataatagttataacaataatctaataataaacagcttagagacattggtcaggcctagtcgccgcaaatgataaagggctctgtctacaatcattacgctcagtcatttgaaatagttggcatctctgaataGTATGTTAGTGTCATCCTCCTCAAAATGACttattaacaatgtaaacttaCCAACAATATACTGGTGTAATATCATGATTTAtgtagtttttgttattgtgaaCTTGATTGCAATGTCttattaacaatgtaaacttaCCAACAATATACTGGTATAACATCATGATTGAtgtagtttttgttattgtgaaCTTGATTGCAATGACttattaacaatgtaaacttaCCAACAATATACTGGTATAACATCATGATTGAtgtagtttttgttattgtgaaCTTGATTGCAATGACttattaacaatgtaaacttaCCAACAATATACTGGTATAACATCATGATTTAtgtagtttttgttattgtgaaCTTGATTGTAATGACttattaacaatgtaaacttaCCAACAATATACTGGTATAACATCATGATTTAtgtagtttttgttattgtgaaCTTGATTGCAATGACttattaacaatgtaaacttaCCAACAATATACTGGTATAACATCATGATTGAtgtagtttttgttattgtgaaCTTGATTGCAATGACTTATTAACAATGTTAACTTACCAACAATATACTGGTATAATATCATAATTTAtgtagtttttgttattgtgaaCTTGATTGCAATGACTTATTAACAATGTTAACTTACCAACAATATACTGGTATAACATCATGATTGAtgtagtttttgttattgtgaaCTTGATTGCAATGACatattaacaatgtaaacttaCCAACAATATACTGGTATAACATCAtgatttatgtagttttgttattGTGAACTTGATTGCAATGACTTATTAACAATGTTAACTTACCAACAATATACTGGTATAACATCATGATTGAtgtagtttttgttattgtgaaCTTGATTGCAATGACttattaacaatgtaaacttaCCAACAATATACTGGTATAACATCATGATTTAtgtagtttttgttattgtgaaCTTGATTGCAATGACTTATTAACAATGTTAACTTACCAACAATATACTGGTATAACATCATGATTGAtgtagtttttgttattgtgaaCTTGATTGCAATGACTTATTAACAATTTAAgctaattaacaatatatttgtaaaacatcttAATTCACGTAATGTATATTATTGTCAACCAGATAGGAATGACttattaacaatgtaaacttCCCAACAAtatacttataaaacatcttaaTTTATGTAGTGTTTGTTAGTGTGAActgattttaattacatattagcGATGTAAACCTTCCAACAATATAATGCTAAAACATCTTAATTCATGTAGTGTTTCTTAGTGTGCTCTTCATACGAATGGCCTGTTAACAATGTAAACTGACCAACAGTATACTTGTAAAACGTCTTAATTTATGTAGTGTTTGTTAGTGTGAACTTGATAGGGATGACttattaacaatgtaaacttgCTAACAATATACTTGTAAAACATCTTTAGTCATGTAGTTTTTAGTGTGAACTTGATAGGAGTGACTTATGAACTATATACACTTATCAGCAATATACTTCTAAAGCATCTTAGTTCATGTCGTGTTTCTCAGTGTGAACAATGTAGGAATGACGtattaacaatgtaaacttaCTAACAATATACTTGTAAAACATCTTAACTTATGTGAACTTGATTGAAttagttattaacaatgtaaacttaCCCAGAATGTgcttgtaaaacattttacttcatgTATTGTTTGTTAATGTGAACTTCATAGACATAACGtattaacaatgtaaacttaCTAACAATATACTCGTAAAACATCTTAATTGATGTGGTGTTTGTTATTGTGAACTTGATAGGAATAACTTATTCACATTGTAACCTTACCAACAATATACTTgtataatatcttattttgtgtaGTGTTCTTTTGTGTGAACTTGACAGAAATGACTTATAAACAGTATAAACTTACcaacaataattttgtaaaacatcttCATTCATATGGATGAACTGAGTGTTTCATTGAACGTTCCAGGTTTTACGGGATGTCTATTTGGTTCCCTGAGTACATTAAGAAGCTCCATATTGAACAGTTCCAGTCCAAAGCAGATGAAGAGTACAACCGTACTATCCAAGATGTACACTTTAATGTTACCATGGAAAATATACATTTCCAGAACAGCTATTTTCAAAACGTACAGTTTCAAAGTATGGTTCTCAGCCACTGTTTATTTGAGGGTTGTATATTTGTTAACTGCACCTTCAGTGATGTCAGGTCTAGTAAGACCTTCTTTCGTCACTCACAATTCCTCGACGTTCTTTTTGTGGATACAGATTTTCATGATTATCGGTTCCAAAACTGTAGTCTTCACGATTCCAGTTTCTTTAGTACAAAAGCAGGCTGTACGTTGGACTATGACGTCAGTTTTGATCTTCAACCGATCTTCTTAGAGAACTTACTGGCACAATTAGCGATCATTCCAGGAAATATTATGTCCTCGTACGTTCTTGATCAGCTGGGCCGTGTGAAGACCATGGGTTAGTATGAcgaatattcatatattttatacaccCAACAGTTTGAAGGTCCGAAACTTACCACGCTTTTATATTACAGAAACTGGCCAATCATTTCTGTAATCGTTCTTCTTTAGGTTTGAAACCTGTttcaaaatagtaatttaaaaattatcgaCAGAACCTAACAGAACCATTTGAATTCCGGAAGTACTTACTACCTTATACAATCTAGTTATTGATCGAAAGACCACAAGTTTCGATGTTTGACTGAAAGAAAGTCAGTTATGATGTCACAGGCtccacaatttaaaacaaaaattcaatatcATATGACCCGAGCTTGGATCTATCTTAAGTTCTTTAGTTATAGCATCTCGTATTAGTGAATGAAGTCATTGGTGGAATGATCTTCTGTTTCGATACCAAAGAGAACCTGTTGACTGTCACCGTGACCACCAATTTCAGTACCTAACAGAACCAGCTGACTGGTAAAATGGTCATGTTGATTGAAAAGAGAGGCAACAGGACAactttctgtattaatataagaTTTATGGTTGTTGAAATAGACTTATTTTGTAGAAGTTAGGAATCAGTTCTACTATTCAGTCTTGTTTAGTAATCAATAGAAATGGTCCAGAGAATCGACTCCAATATATCAATGTTTTGCTCTCAGTTAAAAGTAATCCTAAAAGTTAGGCTAAACTACAACGTTTCACGAGTTACCAAAGTGGATTGGTTTACATTATCAGTTCTTAGTTTCAAAACGTATCCTGATGTAGTTGTAATTGTCTGTTAGAATGAACTTGAGTCAATATATGACCGTTTGTGTATATTTCAAAAAACTTGATTGTCATTATGTGTATTGGAAAGATAAACCAGAATTGTCATGACTTTGTGTGTGTTATGTTTTACAGATATTAACAGTGAGATGTCATCCTTCTCAATGTGCATGTTATGTTTTACAGATATTAACAGTGAGATGTCATCCTTCTCAATGTGTATGTTATGTTTTACAGATATTAACAGTGAGATGTCATCCTTCTCAATGTGTATGTTATGTTTTACAGATATTAACAGTGAGATGTCATCCCTTTCAATGTGTGTGTTATGTTTTACAGATATTAACAGTGAGATGTCATCCTTCTCAATGTGTGTGTTATGTTTTAAAGATATTAACAGTGAGATGTCATCCTTCTCAATGTGTGTGTTATGTTTTACAGATATTAACAGTAAGATGTCATCCTTCTCAATGTGTGTGTTATGTTTTACAGATATTAACAATGAGATGTCATCCTTCTCAATGTGTGTGTTATGTTTTACAGACATTAACAGTGAGATGTCATTCTTCTCAATGTGTGTGTTATGTTTTACAGATATTAACAGTGAGATGTCATCCTTCTCAATGTGTGTGTTATGTTTTACAGATATTAACAGTGAGATGTCATCCTTCTCAATGTGTGTGTTATGTTTTACAGATATTAACAGTGAGATGTCATCCTTCTCAATGTGTGTGTTATGTTTTACAGATATTAACAGTGAGATGTCATCCTTCTCAATGTGTGTGTTATGTTTTACAGATATTAACAGTGAGATGTCATCCTTCTCAATGTGTGTGTTATGTTTTACAGATATTAACAGTCAGATGTCATCCTTCTCAATGTGTGTGTCATGTTTTACAGATATTAACAGTGAGATGTCATTCTTCTCAATGTGTGTGTTATGTTTTACAGATATTAACAGTGAGATGTCATCCTTCTCAATCCTTCACAGGTACGTCCCTTTTTCTAACAAGTCTGAGTGCATTTTTCATTTGGTTCTTGGAATCGAAGGCAGCAGTTATTGGATTTGAAACGGTATTCAACTTTATTTCTATTTCGGGATGGAATGGTGTTGACGTTATCACTACAGAAACATATCCTGCCCATCTCAGGTATTATACATAGCAACATGTGAAAGGAGTCTTAATTTTTGTATGTAGAAAATGCACTGTGCCAATAGGTATTTCTAAAAGACAGTATTTTTTAGAAGTACatgttttttacatatttgtatgTTTGAAGGGAGGATATCTACCTGTATTACAGAAAGTGTATTGCACATGTTCTGTACCTGTATTACGGAAAGCGTATTACACATAGAGGTGTTGTCTATCTGTATTACAGAAAGTGTATTATACATACAGATGTTCTCTACCTCTATTACAGAAAGCGTATTACACATACAGATGTTCCTATCTGTATTAGAAAGTGTATTATACATACAGATGTTCTCTACCTCTATTACAGAAAGCGTATTACACATACAGATGTTCCTCTCTGTATTACAGAAAGTGTATTGCACATACAGATGTTCTCTATCTGTATTACAGAAAGTGTATTACACATACAGATGTTGTCTATATGTATTACAGAAATTGTATTACACATACAGATGTTCTCTACCTCTATTACAGAAAGCGTATTACACATACAGATGTTCCTCTCTGTATTACAGAAAGTGTATTGCACATACAGATGTTCTCTATCTGTATTACAGAAAGTGTATTACACATACAGATGTTGTCTATATGTATTACAGAAATTGTATTACACATACAGatgttgtttatctgtattaCAGAAAGTGTATTACACATACAGATGCTGTCTATCTGCATTACAGAAAGTGTATTACACATACAGATGCTGTCTATCTGCATTACAGAAAGTATATTACACATACAGATGCTGTCTATCTGTATTACAGAAAGTGTATTGCACATACAGATGTTCTCTATCTGTATTACAGAAAGTGTATTACACATACAGATGTTGTCTATATGTATTACAGAAAGTGTATTACACATACAGATGCTATCTATCTGCATTACAGAAAGTGTATTACACATACAGATGCTGTCTATCTGTATTACAGAAAGTGTATTACACATACAGATGCTGTCTATATGCATTACAGAAAGTGTATTACACATACAGATGTTGTCTATCTGTATTACAGAAAGTGTATTACACATACAGATGCTATCTATCTGCATTACAGAAAGTGTATTACACATACAGATGCTGTCTATCTGTATTACAGAAAGTGTATTACACATACAGATGTTGTCTATCTGCATTACAGAAAGTGTATTACACATACAGATGTTGTCTATATATATTACAGAAAGTGTATTACACATGTTCTCTATCTTTATTACAGAAACTGTAAGCTGTATTATAGATATGGATGTTCATTACCTGTGTTACAGATATATGTTCTTTACCTGTGTTACAGATATATATGTTCTTTACCTGTGTTACTGATATATATGTTCTTTACCTGTGTTACAGATAAATGTTCTTTATCTGTGTTACTGATATATATGTTCTTCACCTGTGTTACAGAACCACCGGTTACGGGTTTTTAAGCTCTATAAGCAGACTTGCCGCCGTACTAGGTAGTTTTATCTTCGGCAGTTTTATGAACGTAAGTAAAGCTGTGCCAATGTTAATCACCGCTGCTGTTCTTCTGATTGGTGGAATCGCTTCAGTGAAATTACCGGAAACACGAGACTTCTTTATGTAAGACGAGGAGCAGCTGTCTGGACatctaagttgtttgtttttactgtatgttaAGTCATTTAATTAATGTAGTTTGTCttcttattatatatgtaaaaaatgttatttatttcaacaatatgGTGCGATTCGTCATACTTCACATGACTATGAcaaataatgtaatgaagaaaGTTTCGTTTTTACAGCATGAGATGGGTAAAGCAAAATTTATGTTGCTtcgttaaatttataaaattaatgtataagtGTTGTTTTCTAGAACAGGAACGAGCACTGGGTGAGAAACGTTTCATCCCCCACATAACTTTACAAGGCTGCTTAGTGTAAATTCAGTTTTTCAAA
Coding sequences within:
- the LOC143226970 gene encoding synaptic vesicle glycoprotein 2B-like, translating into MARSLSEDSECLSLLLEKPRSSSYTEELDRSEVDPHAVLKETDYVNVDVSVLSQFHEDAISQTREGQVRLGLILPSVVLICVDGRFREVPVVDVFVTGLGLAADSIEILAIAYILPSAEQDLCMDSSQKGGWVSGISFVGMMIGGLVWGSLADKIGRRRTLLSSLTTNAVFSIITAFMPTYGLFMVTRLCSGIGIGGSLPIVFTYYSEFLSKKNRGRHLSWLLVFWAVGGVFVAIMAWTLIPRTGFNILLSENLHFSSWRVFLVVCVAPAVLSCIGLILLPESPRFLLEVGRDVEAMFVYQEIFKVNHANKPGSEYQLSDLELPTRRQTNNSSTTSTNLLAEFIGGVESFWGSFVQILSPPYTKVTLVLLIVWVTTSFGFYGMSIWFPEYIKKLHIEQFQSKADEEYNRTIQDVHFNVTMENIHFQNSYFQNVQFQSMVLSHCLFEGCIFVNCTFSDVRSSKTFFRHSQFLDVLFVDTDFHDYRFQNCSLHDSSFFSTKAGCTLDYDVSFDLQPIFLENLLAQLAIIPGNIMSSYVLDQLGRVKTMGTSLFLTSLSAFFIWFLESKAAVIGFETVFNFISISGWNGVDVITTETYPAHLRTTGYGFLSSISRLAAVLGSFIFGSFMNVSKAVPMLITAAVLLIGGIASVKLPETRDFFM